One Chromobacterium paludis genomic window carries:
- a CDS encoding methyl-accepting chemotaxis protein — protein sequence MKIAHKAGLISALVLAATLSTLSWLQYLSVADSVRSGKEQEIAQSSEVLSEQIANWLNGKLGQIQLMSEMIDAGFSPERIQEVFLLPSLKSGFKLIFGGLETDGKKISNDSSWNPPPDWDARKRPWYPLAKAASGATLTEPYADSATGEILISVVAKMTDKGVFKGAFGGDLSLKTVSEALNTATFNGAGYAFLLTSDGKIISHPDAKLNGKSVAELFGGTAPALNDQVQEIEANGRRLMVVFHPLGSLQQAKWLVGVVLDEDKVMASARQIGWRGFWGAVIGVVLSMVILSTLMQQILRRPLQQLKHSLTELNSGNGDLTRRIDESSKDEFGEVARELNRFIAYLQQLIGDIRQISLRVHQGTEQSANEARLSNDEASQLRQELEQLVASIGQMAEAAGEMTSNAGAVAAAARQAHEETGSRVALVSQSGQTIRRLADTLDETSHSMNELAEFSKNIESIVRVITGVAEQTNLLALNAAIEAARAGEMGRGFAVVADEVRKLASQTQQATQEIRGMIDQLQRGVSAARQKMDESRECASGTVKDAEQISEMLVRIQDVISDINARNGDIADAVGRQSQMTREINDSAGNIRHIGQRVSDAAQVQLQHCSDTAADVAEQDKMIARFRLE from the coding sequence ATGAAAATCGCGCATAAAGCCGGTCTGATTTCCGCCCTGGTGCTGGCCGCCACCTTGTCCACCCTGTCCTGGTTGCAGTATCTGAGCGTGGCCGACAGCGTGCGCTCCGGCAAGGAGCAGGAGATCGCGCAGAGCAGCGAGGTGTTGTCGGAGCAGATCGCCAACTGGCTGAACGGCAAGCTGGGGCAGATTCAGCTGATGTCGGAAATGATAGACGCCGGCTTCAGCCCGGAGCGGATTCAAGAGGTGTTCCTGCTGCCCTCGCTGAAAAGCGGCTTCAAGCTGATCTTCGGCGGGCTGGAAACCGACGGCAAGAAGATTTCCAATGACTCCTCTTGGAACCCGCCGCCGGACTGGGACGCGCGCAAGCGTCCCTGGTACCCGCTGGCCAAGGCCGCGTCCGGCGCCACACTGACCGAGCCTTACGCAGACTCCGCCACCGGCGAGATCCTGATCTCCGTGGTGGCCAAGATGACGGACAAGGGCGTGTTCAAAGGCGCCTTCGGCGGCGACCTCAGCCTGAAAACCGTATCGGAGGCATTGAATACCGCCACTTTCAACGGCGCGGGCTACGCCTTCCTGCTGACTTCGGACGGCAAGATCATCAGCCATCCCGACGCCAAGCTGAACGGCAAGAGCGTCGCCGAATTGTTCGGCGGCACCGCGCCGGCGCTGAACGACCAGGTGCAGGAGATCGAGGCCAACGGCCGGCGGCTGATGGTGGTGTTCCATCCCTTGGGCTCGCTGCAGCAGGCCAAGTGGCTGGTGGGCGTGGTGCTGGACGAGGACAAGGTGATGGCGTCCGCCCGGCAGATAGGCTGGCGCGGCTTCTGGGGCGCGGTGATAGGCGTGGTGCTGAGCATGGTCATCCTCAGCACGCTGATGCAGCAGATACTGCGGCGGCCGCTGCAGCAGCTCAAGCACTCCTTGACCGAGCTGAACAGCGGCAACGGCGATCTGACCCGCCGCATTGACGAATCGTCCAAGGACGAGTTCGGCGAAGTGGCGCGCGAATTGAACCGCTTCATCGCCTATCTGCAGCAATTGATCGGCGATATCCGGCAGATTTCGCTGCGCGTGCATCAAGGCACCGAGCAAAGCGCCAACGAGGCCAGGCTGAGCAACGATGAAGCCAGCCAGCTGCGGCAGGAACTGGAGCAATTGGTGGCCTCCATCGGCCAGATGGCGGAGGCAGCCGGCGAGATGACATCCAATGCCGGGGCGGTGGCGGCGGCCGCGCGCCAGGCGCACGAGGAAACCGGCAGCCGGGTGGCGCTGGTGAGCCAGTCCGGCCAGACCATACGCCGGCTGGCCGATACCCTGGATGAGACTTCGCATTCGATGAACGAGCTGGCCGAGTTCAGCAAGAACATCGAGTCCATTGTCCGGGTGATCACCGGCGTGGCGGAGCAGACCAATCTGCTGGCGCTGAATGCCGCCATCGAGGCGGCCCGCGCCGGCGAAATGGGCCGCGGCTTCGCCGTGGTGGCGGACGAGGTGCGCAAGCTGGCCTCGCAGACCCAGCAGGCCACCCAGGAAATCCGCGGCATGATAGATCAGTTGCAGCGCGGGGTGTCCGCCGCGCGGCAGAAGATGGACGAGAGCCGCGAATGCGCCAGCGGCACGGTGAAGGACGCCGAGCAGATCAGCGAGATGCTGGTGCGCATTCAGGATGTGATTTCCGACATCAATGCCCGCAATGGCGATATCGCCGACGCGGTGGGGCGTCAAAGCCAGATGACGCGTGAAATCAACGACAGCGCCGGCAATATCCGCCATATCGGCCAGCGCGTCAGCGACGCGGCCCAGGTGCAGCTGCAGCACTGCAGCGACACCGCCGCCGACGTGGCCGAGCAGGATAAGATGATCGCGCGCTTCAGGCTGGAGTGA
- a CDS encoding DUF4865 family protein, which yields MLSMQYRVALPADYPMDIIERRIADKGHLTDGMPGLAFKAYLYSLKLEDGANAYAPFYLWRTAEGMRDFLSGPGFAALSESFGRPAVRSAVAWFGEWRQEAAEARHAEIECLPLAEGEALETRRAAEAAWGRERLADGNVLAAVVAFDPGTWVLTRVLLLRRPAADDGRRPRYRVGRVSMGG from the coding sequence ATGCTGAGCATGCAATACCGCGTCGCGCTGCCGGCGGACTACCCGATGGACATCATCGAACGCCGCATCGCCGACAAAGGCCATCTGACCGACGGCATGCCGGGCCTGGCGTTCAAGGCATATTTATACAGCCTGAAGCTGGAGGACGGGGCCAATGCCTACGCGCCATTCTATCTGTGGCGGACGGCGGAGGGCATGCGCGATTTCCTGTCCGGCCCAGGCTTCGCCGCGCTGAGCGAGTCGTTTGGCCGCCCGGCGGTGCGGAGCGCCGTGGCCTGGTTCGGCGAGTGGAGGCAAGAGGCGGCCGAGGCTCGCCATGCCGAGATTGAATGCCTGCCCCTGGCGGAAGGGGAGGCGCTGGAGACGCGCCGCGCGGCGGAAGCCGCCTGGGGCCGCGAGCGCTTGGCCGACGGGAACGTGTTGGCCGCCGTGGTGGCTTTTGATCCCGGCACGTGGGTGCTGACGCGCGTTTTGCTGCTGCGCCGGCCGGCCGCTGACGATGGCCGGCGCCCGCGCTACCGGGTGGGCCGGGTGTCCATGGGGGGATAG
- a CDS encoding tautomerase family protein: MPYVRIDVLKGKSPQYLRALADSVHQAMVECFAVPPADRFQLIHQHEPGEMIFDRDYADGPRSDDFALVAIQTGKPRAAETKAALYARMAERLSASPGLSPADLMVVISDGEMDNWSFSHGRMASTLSAEELQRC; this comes from the coding sequence ATGCCCTATGTCCGCATTGACGTGCTTAAAGGCAAGTCGCCGCAGTATTTGCGCGCCCTGGCCGACAGCGTCCATCAAGCCATGGTGGAATGCTTTGCCGTGCCGCCGGCCGATCGCTTTCAATTGATCCACCAGCATGAGCCGGGCGAGATGATTTTCGACCGCGATTACGCCGATGGCCCGCGTTCCGATGATTTCGCGCTGGTGGCGATTCAGACCGGCAAACCGCGCGCGGCCGAAACCAAGGCGGCGTTGTATGCCCGCATGGCGGAGCGGCTGAGCGCTTCACCGGGCTTGTCGCCGGCCGACCTGATGGTGGTGATCTCCGACGGCGAGATGGACAACTGGTCGTTCAGCCATGGCCGCATGGCGTCCACGCTGAGCGCGGAGGAATTGCAACGATGCTGA
- a CDS encoding carboxymuconolactone decarboxylase family protein, which translates to MFSPSHALPRLAPKLDQLTREVLFGDVWQRGALSPRERSLITIAAVLGQSRPHALDFHLRRGLDNGLSAEALAELLTHLAFYVGWPSATVALEQLDAVLADQAK; encoded by the coding sequence ATGTTTTCCCCTTCTCATGCCTTGCCCCGCCTCGCGCCCAAGCTGGATCAGCTGACGCGCGAGGTCTTGTTCGGCGACGTCTGGCAGCGCGGCGCGCTGTCGCCGCGCGAGCGCAGCCTGATCACCATCGCCGCCGTGCTGGGCCAGTCCCGCCCGCATGCCCTGGATTTCCATTTGCGGCGCGGGCTGGACAACGGTTTGAGCGCCGAAGCGCTGGCCGAGCTGTTGACCCATCTGGCCTTTTATGTTGGCTGGCCGTCCGCCACTGTCGCGTTGGAACAATTGGATGCGGTCCTGGCCGATCAGGCTAAATAA
- a CDS encoding LysR substrate-binding domain-containing protein, whose amino-acid sequence MRKPLFDLDALHSFASGVELGSYARAAERLHRSTSAVSAQLKKLEEQAGAPILQKDGRGLAPTPAGEILLSYARRLLELNDEAVQAVRGAALAGSVRLGLAEDFGEGMLPQALGRFARACPEVHVEVRVGRSLDLRQALLAGQLDLALLWSDGSPWSHQDQLGRIPLRWIAAVGQPLLPHGQSLPLVLFDSPCLVRRLACDALDQAGQPWRIAVSGGSLAGLWSAVRAGLGISARTGLGLPPDLRPLAPGEGGLPPLPGLDLALQRAQTPLPPPAEQLRRILLESLDARLGDAQTARS is encoded by the coding sequence ATGCGCAAGCCCCTATTCGACCTCGATGCGCTGCACAGCTTCGCCAGCGGCGTGGAGCTGGGCAGCTACGCCCGCGCCGCCGAGCGCCTGCACCGCTCCACCTCCGCCGTCAGCGCCCAGCTGAAGAAGCTGGAGGAACAGGCCGGCGCGCCCATTCTGCAAAAGGACGGCCGCGGCCTGGCGCCCACGCCGGCCGGCGAAATCCTGTTGTCCTACGCGCGGCGACTGCTGGAACTGAATGACGAGGCGGTGCAGGCCGTGCGCGGCGCGGCGCTGGCCGGCAGCGTGCGGCTGGGTCTGGCCGAGGACTTCGGCGAGGGCATGCTGCCGCAGGCGCTGGGCCGCTTCGCCCGCGCCTGCCCGGAGGTGCATGTGGAAGTGCGCGTGGGCCGCAGCCTGGACTTGAGGCAGGCGTTGCTGGCGGGCCAGTTGGACCTGGCCCTGCTATGGAGCGACGGCTCGCCCTGGTCCCATCAAGACCAACTGGGACGCATCCCGCTGCGCTGGATAGCCGCTGTCGGCCAGCCGTTGCTGCCGCATGGGCAGTCCTTGCCCTTGGTGCTGTTCGATTCGCCCTGCCTGGTGAGGCGACTGGCTTGCGACGCGCTGGACCAGGCCGGCCAGCCCTGGCGCATCGCCGTCAGCGGCGGCAGCCTGGCTGGACTGTGGTCCGCCGTGCGCGCCGGCCTGGGCATCAGCGCGCGCACCGGCCTGGGATTGCCGCCCGACTTGCGCCCGTTGGCGCCTGGCGAGGGCGGCCTGCCGCCCCTGCCGGGGCTGGACCTCGCCTTGCAAAGGGCACAGACGCCGCTGCCCCCACCCGCGGAGCAACTGCGCCGCATCCTGCTGGAAAGCCTGGACGCTCGCCTGGGGGACGCCCAAACGGCCAGATCATGA
- the rsxB gene encoding electron transport complex subunit RsxB translates to MAAISLVERIDALLPQTQCGQCGHKGCRPYAEALAEGRDPINRCPPGGEDGVRALAALLHQPVVPFDPAGPQPKPRALAVIREDSCIGCTLCIQACPVDAIVGAAKQMHTVIADECTGCELCLAPCPVDCIDLIPVADPDDGKRERVMARAAQARKRYDAHQARKARDAADKAKRLAERAAVPPKPAPAAAPAVAETPSAAAVDKNELIRKAMERAKQQAPVAATASSDKMAVIRAAMERAAAMKAAQQEADKDKE, encoded by the coding sequence ATGGCCGCCATCTCCCTCGTCGAACGGATCGACGCCCTCCTGCCGCAGACCCAATGCGGGCAATGCGGCCACAAAGGCTGCCGCCCGTACGCCGAGGCGCTGGCGGAAGGCCGCGACCCGATCAACCGCTGCCCGCCAGGCGGCGAGGACGGCGTGCGGGCGCTGGCAGCGCTGCTGCATCAGCCTGTCGTCCCGTTCGATCCGGCCGGGCCGCAGCCCAAGCCGCGCGCGCTGGCCGTGATACGCGAAGACAGCTGCATAGGCTGCACCCTGTGCATACAGGCCTGTCCAGTGGACGCCATCGTCGGCGCGGCCAAGCAGATGCACACCGTGATCGCCGACGAATGCACCGGCTGCGAGCTGTGCTTGGCGCCCTGTCCCGTCGACTGCATCGACCTGATCCCGGTCGCCGACCCGGACGACGGCAAACGCGAACGGGTGATGGCGCGCGCGGCGCAGGCGCGCAAGCGTTACGACGCCCACCAGGCGCGCAAGGCGCGCGACGCGGCGGACAAGGCGAAACGGCTGGCCGAGCGCGCCGCCGTGCCGCCCAAGCCTGCCCCGGCCGCGGCGCCTGCCGTGGCGGAAACGCCGTCGGCCGCGGCCGTGGACAAGAACGAGCTGATACGCAAGGCCATGGAACGCGCCAAGCAGCAAGCCCCTGTGGCGGCCACCGCCTCTTCAGACAAAATGGCGGTGATCCGCGCCGCCATGGAACGCGCCGCCGCGATGAAAGCCGCCCAGCAGGAAGCCGACAAGGATAAAGAGTGA
- the nth gene encoding endonuclease III, producing MNAAKRLEIFRRLREANPHPTTELEYATPFELLIAVLLSAQATDVGVNKATRRLYPVANTPAAMLSLGEEGLADFIKTIGLYKTKAKNVIATCRLLLEKHGGEVPQTREALEALPGVGRKTANVVLNTAFGQPTIAVDTHIFRVSNRTRIAPGKDVREVEDKLLKFVPAEFKLDAHHWLILHGRYVCKARKPECQRCVISDLCEYPAKPL from the coding sequence GTGAACGCCGCCAAACGACTGGAGATTTTCCGCCGCCTGCGCGAAGCCAATCCTCACCCCACCACCGAGCTGGAATACGCCACGCCGTTCGAATTGCTGATCGCCGTGCTGCTGTCCGCCCAGGCCACCGACGTCGGCGTCAACAAGGCCACGCGCCGGCTCTACCCGGTGGCCAACACGCCGGCCGCCATGCTGTCGCTGGGCGAGGAAGGCCTGGCCGACTTCATCAAGACCATAGGCCTGTACAAGACCAAGGCCAAGAATGTGATCGCCACCTGCCGCCTGCTGCTGGAAAAGCACGGCGGCGAGGTGCCGCAAACGCGCGAGGCGCTGGAAGCGCTGCCTGGCGTGGGCCGCAAAACCGCCAACGTGGTGCTGAACACCGCCTTCGGCCAGCCCACCATCGCGGTGGACACCCACATCTTCCGCGTCTCCAACCGCACCCGCATCGCCCCGGGCAAGGACGTGCGCGAGGTGGAGGACAAGCTGCTCAAGTTCGTGCCGGCCGAGTTCAAGCTGGACGCCCACCACTGGCTGATCCTGCATGGGCGCTACGTCTGCAAGGCCCGCAAGCCGGAATGCCAGCGCTGCGTCATCTCAGACCTCTGCGAATATCCGGCAAAACCGTTATGA
- a CDS encoding DegQ family serine endoprotease: MAGALLAASLLCGCDRIEQLVKGSSQPAPVAIPAQQDGRVAMLLPDFTQLVTRDGPAVVNIQAARDSASPQPSSASQLPVPEDDPLYDFFRRFMPNQPPQDQAPEDSVSYGSGFIISSDGFILTNAHVVADGRQIRVTLTDKRELRAKLVGLDKRSDVALLKVAAADLPVAKIGNPADLKVGEWVAAIGAPFGFDNTVTAGIVSAKGRSLPDETLVPFIQTDVAINPGNSGGPLFNLRGEVVGINSQIYSRSGGFMGISFAIPIDLAMQVADQLKTKGRVSRGQLGINIQEVTQELAQSFGLPRPSGALVVRVDPKGPAAKAGLQPGDIILKLNSQSIDSSKDLPMLVGSLGPGTKIKLVVWRKGFEKTMEATLMEQAPDADNSAKPANDNTPQGYQFGKLGLTLSELTPQQRADLGIRGGLLIQKSQGPASRSGLMPGDIILGLNQNDVTSISAFEKALANSGGHAALLVKRGEAVLFIALRTD; encoded by the coding sequence ATGGCCGGCGCCCTGCTCGCGGCGTCGCTGCTGTGTGGCTGCGACCGGATTGAACAGCTCGTCAAAGGCAGCAGCCAGCCTGCCCCCGTCGCCATTCCCGCTCAGCAGGATGGCCGCGTCGCCATGCTTTTGCCCGACTTCACCCAGCTTGTCACCCGCGACGGCCCTGCCGTAGTCAACATCCAGGCCGCGCGCGACAGCGCCTCGCCGCAGCCCAGCAGCGCCTCTCAGTTGCCCGTGCCGGAGGATGATCCGCTATACGACTTCTTCCGCCGCTTCATGCCCAACCAGCCGCCGCAAGACCAGGCGCCGGAAGACAGCGTGTCCTACGGCTCCGGCTTCATCATCAGCAGCGACGGCTTCATCCTGACCAATGCCCACGTGGTGGCCGATGGCCGCCAGATCCGCGTCACGCTGACCGACAAGCGCGAACTGCGCGCCAAGCTGGTGGGCCTGGACAAGCGCAGCGACGTCGCCCTGCTCAAAGTGGCGGCAGCCGACTTGCCGGTGGCCAAGATAGGCAACCCGGCCGACCTGAAAGTGGGCGAATGGGTAGCCGCCATCGGCGCGCCGTTCGGCTTCGACAACACCGTCACCGCCGGCATCGTCTCGGCCAAGGGCCGCAGCCTGCCCGACGAAACCCTGGTGCCCTTCATCCAGACCGATGTGGCGATCAATCCCGGCAACTCCGGCGGCCCGCTGTTCAATCTGCGCGGCGAAGTGGTCGGCATCAACTCGCAGATTTACAGCCGCTCCGGCGGTTTCATGGGCATCTCCTTCGCCATCCCCATCGACCTGGCGATGCAAGTGGCCGACCAGCTGAAAACCAAGGGCCGCGTCAGCCGCGGCCAGCTTGGCATCAACATTCAGGAAGTGACGCAGGAGCTGGCGCAGTCCTTCGGCCTGCCGCGCCCTTCCGGCGCGCTGGTGGTGCGCGTGGACCCGAAAGGTCCGGCGGCCAAGGCCGGCCTGCAACCCGGCGACATCATCCTGAAGCTGAACAGCCAGTCCATAGACAGCTCCAAGGACCTGCCCATGCTGGTGGGTTCGCTCGGCCCCGGCACCAAGATCAAGCTGGTGGTGTGGCGCAAGGGCTTCGAGAAAACCATGGAAGCCACCCTGATGGAACAGGCGCCGGATGCCGACAACAGCGCCAAGCCTGCCAACGACAACACGCCGCAGGGCTATCAGTTCGGCAAGCTGGGCCTGACGCTGTCCGAGCTGACCCCGCAACAGCGCGCCGACCTGGGCATACGTGGCGGCCTCTTGATCCAGAAATCGCAAGGCCCGGCCTCCCGCTCCGGCCTGATGCCCGGCGACATCATCCTGGGACTGAACCAGAATGACGTGACCAGCATCAGCGCCTTCGAAAAAGCGCTGGCTAACTCGGGCGGCCATGCCGCCCTGCTGGTCAAGCGCGGCGAAGCCGTGCTGTTCATCGCGCTCCGCACCGACTAA
- a CDS encoding iron-containing alcohol dehydrogenase — translation MKRKLWIAALGLLAAQTTLAQSVTPQEIGSGQLVGEKQVSLYRQTDDALPQVSFNTTGYTLIGMLYVAAAVAKMKSQSSSLQEAYHNYLKSHPEQPSLQQAFRDKVAQDLKTAGIEVANFDEVQAETTDKAVIYHVDAAKLSSHKLVVLDKLGSAYFAPSSTDPYKPRAQVLVTVFDRDHPDAQPLQFMRVASGVPDDSPYVFKDYEALSKDTGQAYAGLRASAETLADELVRSLTQPLATASAAP, via the coding sequence ATGAAACGCAAGCTATGGATAGCCGCCTTAGGCCTGCTGGCGGCTCAAACCACCCTTGCACAGTCCGTCACGCCCCAGGAAATCGGCAGTGGCCAGCTGGTCGGCGAAAAACAGGTCTCGCTGTATCGGCAAACCGACGATGCGCTGCCGCAAGTCAGCTTCAACACCACCGGCTACACGCTGATCGGCATGCTGTACGTGGCGGCAGCCGTCGCCAAGATGAAGTCGCAAAGCAGCAGCCTGCAGGAGGCGTATCACAACTACCTCAAGTCACACCCGGAGCAACCGTCGCTGCAGCAGGCCTTTCGCGACAAGGTGGCGCAGGATTTGAAAACCGCAGGCATCGAAGTGGCGAATTTCGACGAGGTGCAGGCCGAGACCACGGACAAAGCGGTCATATACCACGTCGACGCCGCCAAGCTGAGCAGCCACAAACTGGTGGTGCTGGACAAGCTGGGCAGCGCCTATTTCGCGCCCAGCTCCACCGACCCGTACAAGCCGCGCGCCCAAGTGCTGGTCACCGTGTTCGACCGCGACCATCCTGACGCCCAGCCGCTGCAATTCATGCGCGTGGCCAGCGGCGTGCCGGACGATTCTCCTTACGTGTTCAAGGACTACGAAGCCCTGAGCAAGGACACCGGTCAAGCCTATGCCGGCCTCAGGGCCAGCGCGGAAACCTTGGCCGACGAGCTGGTGCGGTCGCTGACCCAGCCCCTTGCCACGGCCAGCGCCGCCCCTTGA
- a CDS encoding amino acid permease, with protein MSLMRKKSVQGMLASAQTSRGLRKELSAFDLTMLGIGAIIGTGIFVLTGTGATIAGPGLVLSFVISAFACGFAAMCYAEFASMLPISGSTYTYAYATLGELVAWIIGWDLLLEYLLASSAVSVGWSGYFQSLLAGFGVTLPQALTAAAGSVPGKDTLFNLPAFCIAMIITALLAFGIKESKRVNNIVVLIKVAVVLLFIAIGVWHVKPANWQPALPFGFSGVFHGAAIVFFSFIGFDAVTCAAEEVKNPAKDIPRGVIWSLAVCSILYVVVAAIMTGIVPYLQFAGVDHPVSLALQVAKLNWFAGFVDLGAILGMMTVILVMTYGQTRILFAMSRDGLLPKIFSDVNPKYGTPYKATWLIGTIIALIAGLVPLHTLAELVNIGTLAAFTLIALSVIVLRKREPNLPRKFVCPAVPLIPGLAILFCGFLMTQLSLLTWTCFAIWLGIGLMVYFGYSRRNSLLHNPA; from the coding sequence ATGAGTTTGATGCGCAAGAAGAGCGTGCAGGGCATGTTGGCCTCCGCTCAGACTTCGCGCGGGCTGCGAAAAGAGCTTTCCGCGTTTGACCTCACCATGCTGGGCATAGGCGCCATCATCGGCACCGGCATCTTCGTGCTGACCGGCACCGGCGCCACCATCGCCGGCCCCGGCCTGGTGCTCTCCTTCGTCATCAGCGCCTTCGCCTGCGGCTTCGCGGCGATGTGCTATGCCGAATTCGCCTCCATGCTGCCGATTTCCGGCTCCACATACACCTACGCTTACGCCACCCTGGGCGAGCTGGTCGCCTGGATCATAGGCTGGGACTTGCTGCTGGAATACCTGCTGGCCTCGTCCGCGGTGTCCGTGGGCTGGTCCGGCTACTTCCAGAGCCTGCTGGCCGGCTTCGGCGTGACGCTGCCGCAGGCGCTGACCGCCGCCGCCGGCTCGGTGCCGGGCAAGGACACCTTGTTTAACCTGCCGGCCTTCTGCATCGCCATGATCATCACCGCGCTGTTGGCCTTCGGCATCAAGGAATCCAAGCGCGTCAACAATATCGTGGTGCTGATCAAGGTGGCCGTGGTGTTGCTGTTCATCGCCATCGGCGTGTGGCACGTCAAGCCCGCCAACTGGCAGCCGGCGCTGCCCTTCGGCTTCTCCGGCGTGTTCCATGGCGCGGCCATCGTGTTCTTCAGCTTCATCGGCTTTGACGCCGTGACCTGCGCGGCCGAGGAGGTGAAGAACCCGGCCAAAGATATTCCGCGCGGCGTGATCTGGTCGCTGGCGGTGTGCTCCATCCTGTACGTGGTGGTGGCCGCCATCATGACCGGCATCGTGCCCTACCTGCAGTTCGCCGGCGTGGACCATCCGGTGTCGCTGGCCCTGCAAGTGGCCAAGCTGAACTGGTTCGCCGGCTTTGTGGACCTGGGCGCCATCCTGGGCATGATGACCGTGATCCTGGTGATGACTTACGGCCAGACTCGCATCCTGTTTGCGATGAGCCGCGACGGCCTGCTGCCCAAGATCTTCTCCGACGTGAACCCGAAATACGGCACGCCGTACAAGGCCACCTGGCTGATCGGCACCATCATCGCCCTGATCGCCGGCCTGGTGCCGCTGCACACGCTGGCCGAACTGGTGAACATCGGCACCCTGGCCGCCTTCACCCTGATCGCGTTGTCGGTGATCGTGCTCCGCAAGCGCGAACCGAACCTGCCGCGCAAGTTCGTCTGCCCGGCGGTGCCGCTGATTCCTGGCCTGGCCATCCTGTTCTGCGGCTTCCTGATGACCCAGCTGTCCTTGCTGACCTGGACCTGCTTCGCCATCTGGCTGGGCATCGGCCTGATGGTCTACTTCGGCTACTCGCGGCGCAATTCGCTGCTGCACAATCCGGCGTAA
- a CDS encoding carbohydrate porin, with amino-acid sequence MRTKTINWLCLLLPLSAGLPAWADPAPAAARAPQLSAEQLSGAVKQALDEMGFQFDGYLRSGFYGSGNNLPKGQYQLGGDLQHYRLGNEGDTYIELGIGKKWMLGNGVSWGAYVMPTIYNGKTSASQVYGYISGLEFAPNLTLWAGQRYHRIQDIHILDNWLMQDGDNYGAGVDGIAVGQAKLNLSVSSSGSYANDNATLNNARRANFQLAGIATNPGGKLTLTGAAVSGDFAIGKPGAALGLLHNQKDFLAQGINNSLFLQASTGHASLSGQFYNLDSGGAAQAGARQSRIADVLDWQRGRFGGQAVLGWQTVSPDNAAKYRDASVGGRLSYGVAANVKLLSEIGLTSRDTDNQPSQRLNKATLAVAFAPNTDFWTRPELRVYASHYNWNHAAAQANLTTFAANGRTHANTFGVQLEAWW; translated from the coding sequence ATGAGGACAAAAACCATCAACTGGCTGTGCCTGCTATTGCCGCTGAGCGCCGGCCTGCCGGCCTGGGCTGACCCGGCGCCTGCCGCCGCGCGGGCCCCGCAGCTCAGCGCCGAGCAATTGAGCGGCGCGGTGAAGCAGGCGCTGGACGAGATGGGATTCCAGTTTGACGGCTATCTGCGCAGCGGCTTCTACGGCAGCGGCAATAACCTGCCCAAGGGCCAGTACCAACTGGGCGGGGACTTGCAGCACTACCGCCTGGGCAACGAGGGCGACACCTATATCGAGCTGGGCATAGGCAAGAAATGGATGCTGGGCAACGGCGTGAGCTGGGGCGCTTACGTAATGCCCACCATCTACAACGGCAAGACCAGCGCCTCGCAAGTCTACGGCTATATCAGCGGGCTGGAATTCGCGCCCAATCTGACGCTGTGGGCCGGCCAGCGTTACCACCGCATCCAGGACATCCACATCCTGGACAACTGGCTGATGCAGGACGGCGACAATTACGGCGCAGGGGTGGACGGCATCGCCGTCGGCCAGGCCAAGCTCAATCTGTCCGTCTCCTCGTCCGGCAGCTACGCCAACGACAACGCCACGCTAAACAACGCGCGCCGCGCCAACTTCCAGCTGGCCGGCATCGCGACTAATCCGGGCGGCAAGCTGACCTTGACTGGCGCGGCCGTCAGCGGCGATTTCGCCATCGGCAAGCCCGGCGCGGCGCTGGGCCTGTTGCACAATCAGAAGGACTTTCTGGCTCAGGGCATCAATAATTCCTTGTTCCTGCAAGCGTCTACCGGCCATGCCTCGCTGTCCGGCCAGTTCTACAATCTGGACAGCGGCGGCGCGGCGCAGGCCGGCGCGCGGCAGAGCCGCATCGCCGACGTGCTGGACTGGCAGCGTGGGCGCTTTGGAGGCCAGGCGGTGCTGGGCTGGCAGACGGTATCGCCGGACAACGCGGCCAAGTACCGCGACGCCTCCGTGGGCGGCCGGCTGTCCTACGGCGTGGCGGCCAACGTCAAGCTGTTGAGCGAAATCGGGCTGACCAGCCGCGACACCGACAATCAGCCCTCGCAGCGGCTGAACAAGGCGACGCTGGCGGTGGCTTTCGCGCCCAATACGGACTTCTGGACCCGGCCGGAACTGCGGGTGTACGCCAGCCATTACAACTGGAACCACGCGGCGGCCCAGGCCAATCTGACCACCTTCGCCGCCAATGGCCGCACCCACGCCAATACCTTCGGCGTGCAGCTGGAGGCCTGGTGGTAA